One genomic segment of Amycolatopsis sp. Hca4 includes these proteins:
- a CDS encoding RNA polymerase sigma factor, which produces MSDEEQLATDKSAAGGKVAYPGGFDDFFRAEYRKLAKALMVMEGASAADADDCVAHAMEKLFERWNLPVSDPGRVRHPRAYALKTARRWLKDERCRLRSVALDEDGATLPTDKSALTASEDRQFVASILACLPSAQRQVMYLITEGYTPAEIAEVLHKKANNVRQVVHLVKKRLRPLLEPPEMGPPEEEEER; this is translated from the coding sequence GTGTCCGATGAGGAGCAGCTCGCCACCGATAAGTCCGCCGCGGGCGGGAAAGTGGCTTACCCGGGCGGATTCGACGACTTCTTCCGCGCCGAATACCGGAAGCTGGCGAAGGCGTTGATGGTCATGGAGGGGGCTTCTGCGGCCGACGCCGACGACTGCGTCGCACACGCCATGGAGAAGCTCTTCGAACGTTGGAACCTTCCCGTCTCTGACCCCGGCCGGGTTCGGCATCCTCGGGCTTACGCGTTGAAAACGGCAAGGCGCTGGCTCAAGGACGAGCGGTGTCGGCTGCGGTCCGTCGCGCTCGACGAGGACGGGGCGACGCTGCCGACGGACAAATCGGCGCTGACGGCCTCGGAAGATCGTCAGTTCGTCGCGAGCATCCTTGCATGTCTGCCGTCGGCGCAGCGCCAGGTGATGTATTTGATCACCGAAGGCTACACACCGGCAGAGATTGCCGAGGTTCTGCATAAGAAGGCCAATAACGTCCGCCAGGTCGTCCATCTGGTCAAGAAACGGCTTCGTCCGCTATTGGAACCGCCGGAGATGGGCCCGCCCGAGGAAGAGGAGGAGCGATAG
- a CDS encoding HD domain-containing protein — protein sequence MNNDALALPSGPLADASLALARQSESRPIADHSIRSFLFARLVAEQEGSVQDAAYDEELLFAACVLHDLGLGTLAAGQARFEVEGADLAASVLAEHGVPAADVDRVWEAIALHSSLGLADRRGVLTYLTHKGVFIDGGRFTDLDADRVRPVYARYPRPTGARFLQDAIVEHAARSEAAAPPYSIAAELLRQRRAEA from the coding sequence ATGAACAACGACGCCCTTGCGCTACCCAGCGGGCCACTGGCCGACGCGAGCCTCGCCTTGGCCCGGCAGTCGGAGAGCAGGCCCATCGCCGACCACAGCATCCGCAGCTTCCTGTTCGCCCGCCTCGTGGCCGAGCAGGAAGGTTCCGTGCAGGACGCGGCCTACGACGAGGAGTTGCTCTTCGCCGCCTGCGTCCTGCACGACCTGGGCCTGGGCACCCTTGCGGCGGGACAGGCCCGGTTCGAGGTGGAGGGCGCGGACCTGGCCGCCTCGGTGCTGGCCGAGCACGGCGTCCCCGCCGCGGACGTCGACCGGGTGTGGGAGGCGATCGCCTTGCACTCTTCCCTGGGCTTGGCCGATCGCCGCGGCGTGCTGACCTACCTCACGCACAAGGGCGTGTTCATCGACGGAGGTCGTTTCACCGACCTCGACGCCGACCGGGTGCGGCCGGTCTACGCCCGGTATCCGCGACCCACTGGTGCTCGCTTCCTGCAGGACGCGATCGTCGAGCACGCTGCTCGTTCGGAGGCGGCGGCACCCCCGTACTCGATCGCGGCCGAGTTGCTGCGTCAGCGACGCGCCGAGGCCTGA
- a CDS encoding alpha/beta fold hydrolase, giving the protein MHGEDDQIVPFGSSVPRAVEHLKNGTLKTYAGYPHGMLTTHADVLNPDLLAFIES; this is encoded by the coding sequence ATGCACGGGGAGGACGACCAGATCGTGCCGTTCGGCAGTTCGGTGCCGCGGGCGGTCGAGCACCTGAAGAACGGAACGCTCAAGACGTACGCGGGGTATCCGCACGGCATGCTGACCACGCACGCCGACGTCCTCAACCCGGATCTGCTCGCGTTCATTGAATCTTGA
- a CDS encoding AraC family transcriptional regulator, protein MDVLSDLLVRARAGNTRVRQLIRRPPWSVTYADPPPLTVVATLGGCASARFDDAGAAAAPLAPGDIALIKGPGRHTIADDPSTPPGFVIHRGKKHFPDGGEVTEQAQQPSAPRTYGDSLPGATTMLRGAYDLHGDAGARLLDMLPPLAVVPAGPRTRPALDLLATEIAQDEPGQDAVLARLLDLVLVLALRAWCAGPQAELPAWYRALEDPAIGDALRLMHADPAHRWTVAALATRVGMSRAAFAARFTTLAGQPPLTYLTGWRMALGADLLRDTEATVAAVARTVGYEDAFAFSVAFKRARGVSPSTWRRTCADTGTTTGR, encoded by the coding sequence GTGGACGTGCTGAGCGACCTGCTGGTCCGGGCCCGCGCCGGCAACACCCGAGTCCGGCAGCTGATCCGGCGGCCACCGTGGTCGGTGACCTACGCCGATCCACCACCGTTGACCGTCGTGGCCACCCTCGGCGGATGCGCCTCGGCCAGGTTCGACGACGCCGGCGCCGCGGCGGCGCCGCTTGCCCCCGGGGATATCGCCCTCATCAAGGGACCCGGCCGCCACACGATCGCCGACGACCCGTCCACCCCACCCGGCTTCGTCATCCACCGGGGAAAGAAACACTTTCCCGACGGAGGCGAGGTGACAGAGCAGGCCCAGCAGCCCTCGGCACCCCGCACCTACGGCGACAGCCTGCCCGGGGCAACCACCATGCTGCGCGGCGCCTACGACCTCCACGGTGACGCCGGTGCGCGGCTGCTGGACATGCTTCCACCGCTGGCGGTCGTGCCCGCCGGGCCACGGACCCGGCCGGCACTGGATCTGCTCGCCACCGAGATCGCGCAGGACGAACCCGGCCAGGACGCCGTCCTCGCCCGATTGCTGGATCTGGTGCTCGTGCTGGCCCTGCGCGCCTGGTGCGCCGGACCGCAAGCAGAGCTCCCGGCCTGGTACCGGGCGTTGGAAGATCCCGCCATCGGCGACGCTCTGCGTTTGATGCACGCTGATCCCGCCCATCGATGGACAGTCGCTGCGCTGGCCACCAGGGTCGGCATGTCCCGCGCCGCCTTCGCCGCCCGCTTCACCACCTTGGCAGGCCAGCCACCGCTCACCTATCTCACCGGCTGGCGGATGGCTTTGGGAGCGGACCTGCTCCGGGACACCGAAGCAACCGTCGCCGCCGTCGCCCGCACGGTCGGCTACGAAGACGCCTTCGCGTTCAGCGTTGCGTTCAAACGCGCCCGCGGTGTCAGTCCCTCGACCTGGCGCCGCACATGCGCCGACACCGGCACAACGACCGGCAGGTGA
- a CDS encoding S9 family peptidase gives MVTDELVRDVTFSSTGVVLAGTLTVPNRGVPAPGVVMVGGSGPSDRSNDGFFLPIRRQLVEAGLVVLSYDKRGVGGSSGDWLEATIDDFAFDAVAALDFLRAQPGVHAESAGLFGHSEGGWVVLCAAAREEVPWVVTNGCPGMTPAVQDRHALATALRATAGVTSDDADVTLAAFDRLVEAGRRGADFTEATRLVRSFPVPAAAEDLFKEYWSEVDASLWEFTKRKQDHDPIPDMLRLRCPYLATFGGADELVPVADSISMFAAAACHSDRDPRATLTVEVFPHADHRVQVNGGAALASGYVETLARWITDRVDIDTPQ, from the coding sequence ATGGTGACCGATGAGCTCGTACGCGATGTGACCTTCTCGAGCACCGGAGTGGTGTTGGCCGGGACGCTGACTGTTCCCAATCGAGGAGTCCCGGCCCCGGGTGTGGTCATGGTCGGTGGTTCAGGACCGTCGGACCGGAGCAACGACGGCTTCTTCCTGCCGATCCGCCGGCAACTCGTCGAAGCTGGGCTCGTTGTGCTGTCCTACGACAAGCGCGGCGTTGGCGGGTCCTCCGGTGACTGGCTTGAAGCGACCATCGACGACTTCGCGTTCGACGCCGTCGCCGCGCTCGATTTTCTCCGTGCCCAGCCCGGTGTGCACGCCGAGAGCGCCGGCCTGTTCGGGCATAGCGAAGGCGGATGGGTCGTCCTGTGCGCCGCGGCCCGGGAGGAAGTGCCCTGGGTGGTCACCAACGGCTGTCCCGGCATGACACCCGCGGTGCAGGATCGGCATGCGCTGGCCACCGCTCTCCGGGCGACAGCCGGGGTCACGTCCGACGACGCCGACGTGACACTGGCCGCGTTCGACCGCCTCGTTGAAGCTGGGCGGCGCGGTGCGGACTTCACCGAAGCTACGCGATTGGTCCGCTCTTTCCCGGTCCCCGCTGCTGCCGAAGATCTGTTCAAGGAGTACTGGTCCGAGGTGGACGCGAGTCTTTGGGAGTTCACCAAGCGCAAGCAAGACCACGATCCGATTCCTGATATGCTGCGCCTGCGCTGCCCCTATTTGGCGACCTTCGGTGGGGCTGATGAGCTTGTTCCGGTTGCCGACAGCATCAGCATGTTCGCCGCGGCCGCCTGTCACTCCGATCGTGATCCGCGGGCCACCTTGACCGTTGAGGTGTTCCCTCACGCCGACCACCGCGTTCAGGTCAACGGTGGCGCCGCTTTGGCGTCCGGTTACGTCGAGACTTTGGCACGGTGGATCACCGACCGGGTCGACATCGATACGCCCCAGTGA
- a CDS encoding GlxA family transcriptional regulator produces the protein MTMSADRHRVAVLVLPGVPALEFGIATQVFGTDPHYELIVCTAGGPGPVPGAGFAVTATAGLATLTEAGTVIVLAYQDIGTPPAADVLDALRAAHENGARLVSICVGVFALAAAGLLDGRPATTHWRYAAQLRRQYPEVRVVPDRMYVDDGDILSSAGVTAGLDLCLHLIRRDRGPAAANTHARFLVAPPRRTGGQAQYVERLRADATGDQLAPLRDWMLDNLAGDLTINALAKRAHMSRRTLIRRFREETDTSPMAWLADARIDRARELLETTTLPVERIGRLTGLGAPSSVRAAFHRHLGTSPQEYRALFRHHTTLSCR, from the coding sequence ATGACCATGTCAGCGGATCGGCACCGCGTCGCGGTCCTCGTCCTGCCTGGCGTGCCGGCGCTGGAGTTCGGCATCGCGACCCAGGTCTTCGGGACTGATCCGCACTACGAGCTGATCGTGTGCACGGCAGGCGGCCCGGGACCGGTGCCGGGCGCCGGTTTCGCCGTCACCGCCACGGCCGGCCTCGCCACGCTGACCGAGGCCGGCACCGTGATCGTGCTGGCCTACCAGGACATCGGCACGCCGCCGGCGGCCGACGTCCTGGACGCCCTGCGCGCGGCGCACGAGAACGGCGCGCGGCTCGTCTCCATCTGCGTCGGCGTCTTCGCTCTCGCCGCGGCCGGCCTCCTCGACGGACGCCCCGCGACCACGCACTGGCGGTACGCCGCTCAACTCCGCCGGCAGTACCCGGAGGTGCGGGTCGTGCCGGACCGGATGTACGTCGACGACGGCGACATCCTCAGCTCCGCCGGGGTGACCGCAGGGCTCGACCTCTGCCTGCACCTTATCCGCCGCGACCGGGGCCCCGCAGCGGCCAACACCCACGCACGCTTCCTCGTCGCCCCGCCGCGGCGCACCGGCGGGCAGGCGCAGTACGTCGAACGGCTCCGCGCCGACGCGACCGGCGACCAACTCGCTCCACTGCGGGACTGGATGCTCGACAACCTTGCCGGCGACCTCACCATCAACGCTCTCGCGAAACGCGCCCACATGTCCCGGCGGACCCTCATCCGCCGGTTCCGGGAGGAGACCGACACCTCGCCGATGGCCTGGCTGGCCGACGCCCGCATCGACCGCGCGCGCGAACTACTGGAGACGACCACCCTGCCCGTGGAACGAATCGGCCGCCTCACCGGACTCGGCGCGCCTTCCTCGGTGCGCGCGGCATTCCACCGGCACCTCGGCACCTCACCCCAGGAGTACCGGGCGCTTTTCCGGCACCACACCACACTCTCATGCCGCTGA
- a CDS encoding alpha/beta fold hydrolase, with translation MIYFLHKGYRVIAHDRRGHGRSSQIGTGNDMDHWVADLAALTEHLDLRDAVHIGHSTGGGEVARYVARYQDRVAKAVLVASLTPNLVQTRTTRPGSHRSGSTRCRRASWATVRSSSVRSRKARSTATTARERCPRRRSSRTGGARAWPAASRPPTRRCSRGRRTTPPTSSASRCRSWSCTGRTTRSCRSAVRCRGRSST, from the coding sequence ATGATCTACTTCCTGCACAAGGGATACCGGGTGATCGCGCACGACCGGCGTGGCCACGGCCGGTCGTCACAGATCGGCACCGGTAACGACATGGACCACTGGGTCGCCGACCTGGCGGCGTTGACCGAGCACCTCGACCTGCGCGACGCGGTGCACATCGGCCATTCCACCGGCGGCGGCGAGGTCGCCCGGTACGTCGCCCGGTACCAGGACCGCGTGGCAAAAGCGGTGCTGGTCGCCTCGCTGACGCCGAACTTGGTGCAGACGAGGACAACCCGGCCGGGCAGCCACCGGAGTGGTTCGACGCGGTGCAGGCGGGCATCCTGGGCAACCGTGCGGAGTTCTTCCGTGAGGTCCCGGAAGGCCCGTTCTACAGCTACAACCGCCCGGGAGCGGTGCCCTCGGAGGCGGTCATCGCGAACTGGTGGCGCCAGGGCATGGCCGGCAGCATCCAGGCCGCCTACGAGACGGTGTTCTCGTGGAAGGAGGACTACACCGCCGACCTCGAGCGCGTCACGGTGCCGGTCCTGGTCATGCACGGGGAGGACGACCAGATCGTGCCGTTCGGCAGTTCGGTGCCGCGGGCGGTCGAGCACCTGA
- a CDS encoding GNAT family N-acetyltransferase, whose amino-acid sequence MVLETDRLLLRPWRVAEAAVQRELWVERDPRVPSHRRIDADGHPTVAELEQAIRAGRSSVGLLAVERKAVGDVIGYCGLIDRTRGFEEEPELAFELLRRAWGRGYATEASLAVLDWARSTGYRCVWATVWEWNAASRRVLEKLGFTEAGREQVDAVHGPSLVTTRRL is encoded by the coding sequence GTGGTGCTCGAGACCGATCGTCTGCTGCTTAGGCCGTGGCGGGTGGCCGAGGCGGCTGTGCAGCGCGAGCTGTGGGTCGAACGTGATCCGCGAGTGCCGTCGCATCGGCGGATCGATGCTGACGGTCATCCCACTGTCGCCGAGCTCGAGCAGGCGATTCGTGCGGGCCGGTCGTCGGTTGGGCTGTTGGCGGTCGAGCGGAAAGCCGTCGGCGACGTCATCGGGTACTGCGGGCTGATCGACAGGACGCGCGGGTTCGAGGAAGAACCGGAGCTGGCCTTCGAGCTGCTGCGTCGTGCGTGGGGGCGGGGTTACGCGACGGAGGCTTCGCTGGCTGTCCTGGACTGGGCCAGGTCGACCGGGTACAGATGTGTGTGGGCCACGGTGTGGGAGTGGAACGCTGCCTCCCGCCGCGTGCTGGAGAAGCTCGGTTTTACCGAAGCCGGGCGTGAGCAGGTGGACGCGGTCCACGGACCCTCCTTGGTCACCACCAGGCGGCTGTAG
- a CDS encoding YrhB domain-containing protein, giving the protein MVSKAWAVQVVERHLAGWSTRGGPTMVITDIGPHRLGWVVHTQSERYVRTQEMIDMVVGHGPFLVDGVDGSLHTLHATVDLESGEWIEDYLEQVRGLERGDPLRSRVAELIDSSQRIEALRFVRVSASDLGAQGAKEYVDAVAAGVPVPEHVRSCLPRPPVRRRVWRCLSGPNPEI; this is encoded by the coding sequence ATGGTGTCGAAGGCGTGGGCCGTCCAGGTCGTGGAGCGGCATCTGGCGGGGTGGTCGACGCGGGGTGGCCCAACGATGGTGATCACCGACATCGGTCCGCATCGGCTCGGTTGGGTGGTCCACACTCAGAGCGAGCGTTATGTGCGCACCCAGGAAATGATCGACATGGTGGTGGGCCACGGTCCCTTCCTGGTCGATGGGGTGGACGGCAGTTTGCACACGCTGCACGCGACCGTTGATCTTGAGTCCGGTGAGTGGATCGAGGACTATCTCGAGCAGGTTCGCGGGCTTGAACGCGGTGACCCGCTGCGGTCCCGGGTCGCCGAGCTGATCGATTCCAGTCAGCGCATCGAGGCGCTCCGGTTCGTGCGGGTGTCCGCGTCCGATCTCGGAGCGCAAGGCGCTAAAGAGTACGTCGATGCTGTCGCGGCCGGTGTGCCGGTTCCTGAGCACGTTCGCTCTTGCTTGCCTCGGCCGCCGGTCAGGCGCAGGGTGTGGCGGTGTTTATCAGGACCTAATCCGGAGATATGA
- a CDS encoding NAD(P)H-binding protein, with protein MQNILIVGGTGKTGRRITRRLKAAGQAVRSACRAGGDIAFDLADPATWAPALQGVTAAYVVEPNLQASGDRIPRFVAEAVAAGVRRLVLLSAGGVGEADDRHPLKAAEQAVRACGLDWTILRPDWFSQNFSEGPWLPGILAGTLSLPAGEGRTPFIDAEDIAEVAAAALTEDDHAGRIYQLTGPRAISFGEAADLIGKAAGRTIRYVDVAPEAHTERQVANGIPPDIARLLTGILVAIRDGAAPEPADGVERALGRPSRPFEDYVAETAAAGLWN; from the coding sequence ATGCAGAACATCCTCATCGTCGGCGGCACCGGGAAGACCGGTCGCCGCATCACCCGGCGCCTCAAGGCGGCCGGCCAGGCTGTGCGATCGGCTTGCCGCGCCGGCGGAGACATCGCGTTCGACCTCGCGGATCCGGCGACCTGGGCACCCGCACTCCAGGGCGTGACCGCGGCCTACGTCGTGGAACCCAACCTCCAGGCGAGCGGGGACCGCATCCCGAGGTTCGTGGCCGAAGCGGTCGCCGCAGGTGTGCGGCGGTTGGTGCTGCTGTCGGCCGGTGGCGTCGGCGAAGCCGACGACCGCCATCCGCTCAAGGCCGCCGAACAGGCCGTGCGCGCCTGCGGGCTCGACTGGACCATCCTGCGGCCGGACTGGTTCTCGCAGAACTTCAGCGAGGGGCCCTGGCTGCCGGGGATCCTGGCCGGGACGCTGTCCTTGCCTGCCGGTGAAGGGCGCACGCCGTTCATCGACGCGGAGGACATCGCCGAAGTCGCCGCCGCGGCGCTCACCGAAGACGACCACGCGGGTCGCATCTACCAGCTGACCGGACCCCGGGCGATCAGTTTCGGTGAGGCGGCGGACCTCATCGGCAAGGCTGCCGGACGCACGATCCGGTACGTCGACGTCGCCCCCGAGGCGCACACCGAGCGTCAGGTCGCCAACGGCATCCCGCCCGACATCGCGAGGCTGCTCACCGGCATTCTCGTCGCCATCCGCGACGGCGCGGCCCCCGAACCCGCCGACGGTGTGGAACGGGCTCTCGGCCGGCCCTCCAGGCCGTTCGAAGACTATGTCGCCGAAACCGCCGCCGCCGGCCTCTGGAACTGA
- a CDS encoding NmrA family NAD(P)-binding protein, translating into MLVTGATGKTGTNTTRTLLDQGHHVRALVHRADDRANRLARAGAEVVVADLLDLDAVSRAANGIDAAYLTYPIAPGLLEATATLLRAAEENGVGAIVDMSQISARRDAASNAARQHWLAERLLDHFTGAVIHIRPTFFAEWLINFWDPTTGELRLPFADARHAPIAAEDQGRVIAAVLAAPEPHTGKTYRLHGPVELDHHQITDAMSRTLGRKITYVPIELDEFRSALEQRGLEPHFVQHLISVAVDYRNGIFAGTNDNVRALTGVEPLTVEAFIERNKQYFDGRESSGNR; encoded by the coding sequence ATCCTCGTCACCGGCGCCACCGGCAAGACCGGAACGAACACCACACGCACGCTGCTCGACCAGGGACACCATGTCCGCGCTCTCGTCCACCGAGCCGACGACCGGGCCAACCGGCTTGCCCGGGCCGGCGCCGAGGTCGTCGTCGCGGACCTGCTGGACCTCGACGCCGTGAGCCGGGCCGCCAACGGTATCGACGCGGCCTATCTCACCTATCCGATCGCCCCGGGGTTACTGGAGGCCACTGCCACGCTGCTGCGGGCGGCCGAGGAGAACGGTGTCGGCGCCATCGTCGACATGTCGCAGATCTCGGCCCGGCGCGACGCCGCCAGCAACGCCGCCCGCCAGCACTGGCTCGCCGAACGTCTCCTGGACCACTTCACCGGCGCCGTCATCCACATCCGGCCGACATTCTTCGCCGAATGGCTGATCAACTTCTGGGACCCCACGACCGGTGAACTCCGGCTACCGTTCGCCGACGCGCGCCACGCCCCCATCGCCGCCGAGGACCAGGGCCGTGTCATCGCCGCGGTTCTGGCGGCCCCCGAACCGCACACCGGGAAGACCTATCGGCTGCACGGGCCGGTGGAACTCGACCACCACCAGATCACCGACGCGATGAGCCGGACCCTTGGCCGAAAGATCACCTACGTGCCGATCGAGCTGGACGAGTTCCGCTCGGCGCTCGAACAGCGCGGGCTGGAGCCTCACTTCGTGCAGCACCTGATCAGCGTCGCGGTCGACTACCGCAACGGGATCTTCGCCGGCACCAACGACAACGTCCGCGCGCTGACCGGCGTGGAGCCGCTCACCGTCGAAGCATTCATCGAGCGCAACAAGCAGTACTTCGACGGCCGCGAAAGCTCGGGCAACCGCTGA